The following are from one region of the Salvia hispanica cultivar TCC Black 2014 chromosome 1, UniMelb_Shisp_WGS_1.0, whole genome shotgun sequence genome:
- the LOC125201352 gene encoding uncharacterized protein LOC125201352, whose protein sequence is MSDSEEDTKNHLKTPTRLRNSKNVTVAFKLNGKNYPIWSRLMKVKIGGRGAYSYIRKEPPEPGSKEYDDWEEDDLVVFSWIVDNIEDDIIADFAHHQTSKALWDSLAVTYDSKADPYLIYDLEEKAINIRQGDLDLETYYRRINGLWINIDRSQKQPITCCDKGVDQFREFSSSKRLIKFLTGLNQEYDSIKREILKEEPHPSVEAAYGYVKKEATRRSISSSPSLTGGADGRSADSSSGGELGTV, encoded by the coding sequence ATGTCAGACAGTGAAGAAGATACCAAGAACCATCTGAAAACTCCAACGAGATTAAGGAACAGCAAGAATGTCACCGTTGCGTTCAAGTTGAACGGAAAAAACTACCCAATCTGGTCAAGATTGATGAAGGTCAAAATAGGAGGCCGAGGGGCCTACTCGTACATCAGGAAGGAACCTCCCGAACCCGGAAGCAAGGAGTATGACGACTGGGAGGAAGACGATCTAGTCGTTTTCTCATGGATCGTCGATAACATCGAAGACGATATCATCGCCGATTTCGCACACCACCAAACATCAAAGGCATTGTGGGACAGCCTTGCGGTAACATACGACAGTAAGGCCGATCCATATCTCATCTACGACCTGGAAGAGAAGGCAATCAACATTAGGCAAGGAGATCTCGACCTGGAAACATATTATCGAAGAATCAATGGGTTGTGGATCAACATCGATCGCTCCCAGAAACAACCGATTACTTGCTGCGACAAGGGTGTAGACCAATTCAGAGAATTCTCCAGCAGCAAGAGACTAATTAAGTTTCTCACAGGATTGAACCAGGAGTATGACTCGATTAAGCGGGAAATCCTCAAGGAAGAACCGCACCCATCAGTTGAGGCTGCCTACGGGTATGTGAAGAAGGAGGCTACTCGAAGAAGCATCAGTTCATCCCCTTCACTCACCGGAGGAGCCGACGGCAGGAGCGCCGATTCGTCATCTGGGGGGGAATTGGGCACGGTTTAG